A part of Cystobacter ferrugineus genomic DNA contains:
- a CDS encoding SDR family NAD(P)-dependent oxidoreductase has product MSNKLQGKVAVVTGGTSGIGLATAKRFAAEGATVFITGRRQAELDAAVKLIGSSATGVRADASKLADLDRLYEVVKQKQAPIDILFANAGGGEFAPLGSITEKHFDDTFATNVKGVLFTVQKALPLLRDGASVILTGSTAGIQGTPAFSVYSATKAAVRSFARNWILDLKDRRIRVNVISPGPIKTPGLHGLAPNEEAARAFFEQTATTIPLGRLGDPDEVARTAVFLGSEDSSFVNGAELFVDGGAAQI; this is encoded by the coding sequence ATGAGCAACAAACTTCAGGGCAAGGTGGCGGTCGTGACGGGTGGTACCTCGGGGATCGGGCTGGCCACGGCGAAGCGGTTCGCGGCCGAGGGCGCCACCGTCTTCATCACGGGCCGCCGCCAGGCGGAACTGGACGCGGCGGTGAAGTTGATTGGCTCCAGTGCCACGGGCGTCCGGGCCGATGCCTCGAAGCTGGCGGATCTCGATCGCCTCTACGAGGTGGTGAAGCAGAAGCAGGCCCCCATCGACATCCTCTTCGCCAACGCGGGCGGGGGCGAGTTCGCTCCCCTGGGCTCCATCACCGAGAAGCACTTCGACGACACCTTCGCCACCAACGTCAAGGGCGTCCTGTTCACGGTGCAGAAGGCCCTGCCGCTGCTGCGCGACGGCGCCTCCGTCATCCTCACGGGCTCGACGGCGGGCATCCAGGGCACTCCGGCGTTCAGCGTCTACTCCGCCACCAAGGCCGCCGTGCGCAGCTTCGCCCGCAATTGGATTCTCGATCTGAAGGACCGCCGCATCCGCGTCAACGTGATCAGCCCGGGCCCCATCAAGACGCCCGGCCTGCATGGACTCGCCCCGAATGAGGAGGCGGCGCGGGCGTTCTTCGAGCAGACGGCGACCACCATTCCCCTGGGCCGGCTGGGCGACCCGGACGAGGTCGCCAGGACCGCGGTGTTCCTCGGCTCGGAGGACAGCAGCTTCGTCAACGGCGCCGAACTCTTCGTCGACGGTGGCGCGGCGCAGATCTGA
- a CDS encoding LysR substrate-binding domain-containing protein, which yields MKNDEGVMQDLNDLFFFTEVVANGGFASAGRVLRQPKSKLSRRVAQLEERLGVRLIERSSRRFRVTDVGQAFYDHCQNVLMEVKRAEAAVAATQGEPHGTVRFSSPLGLMEPLSGILARFMERYPRVKLQVVATNRRVDLISERIDVALRVRTSLDTDAALTVRKLARSRRILVASPTWAERLGGTQDVETLASVPTLSATEQPGQDVWELIGPEQRTIAIRHEPRLACGDFQALREAALAGLGVSLLPDHTCVLDLRSGRLVQVFPDWHAPDGTVHLVFTSRRGLPPPVGVLIDYLAEHLRDALMLEAET from the coding sequence GTGAAGAACGATGAGGGCGTGATGCAGGACTTGAATGATCTGTTCTTCTTCACCGAGGTGGTGGCCAACGGGGGCTTCGCGTCGGCCGGACGGGTGCTGCGGCAACCCAAGTCGAAGCTCAGCCGCCGGGTGGCGCAGCTCGAGGAGCGGCTGGGGGTGCGGCTGATCGAGCGCTCCTCGCGCCGCTTCCGCGTCACCGACGTCGGGCAGGCCTTCTACGACCACTGCCAGAACGTGCTCATGGAGGTGAAGCGGGCCGAGGCGGCGGTGGCCGCCACCCAGGGCGAGCCCCATGGGACGGTCCGGTTCAGCAGTCCCCTGGGGCTGATGGAGCCCCTGTCGGGCATCCTCGCGCGCTTCATGGAGCGCTATCCACGGGTGAAGCTGCAGGTGGTGGCCACCAACCGGCGGGTCGATCTCATCTCCGAGCGCATCGACGTCGCGCTCCGGGTGCGCACCTCGCTCGACACCGACGCGGCGCTCACCGTGCGCAAGCTCGCCCGGAGCCGCCGCATCCTCGTGGCGAGCCCCACATGGGCCGAGCGCCTGGGTGGCACGCAGGACGTGGAGACGCTCGCCTCGGTGCCGACCCTGAGCGCGACGGAGCAGCCAGGCCAGGACGTCTGGGAACTCATTGGCCCCGAGCAGCGGACGATCGCCATCCGCCACGAGCCGCGGTTGGCCTGTGGGGATTTCCAGGCCCTGCGGGAGGCGGCGCTCGCCGGGCTGGGCGTGTCCCTGCTGCCCGACCATACCTGCGTGCTCGACCTGCGCTCCGGCCGACTCGTCCAGGTGTTTCCGGACTGGCATGCCCCGGACGGAACGGTGCACCTCGTCTTCACCAGCCGCCGGGGTCTGCCGCCGCCCGTGGGCGTGTTGATCGATTATCTCGCCGAGCACCTTCGCGACGCGTTGATGCTGGAAGCGGAAACATGA
- a CDS encoding SDR family oxidoreductase, with translation MSNKLQGKVAVVTGGNSGIGLATAKRFAAEGARVFITGRRQAELDAAVKEIGPLATGIQGDVSKLADLDRLYEVVKQKADAVDIVFANAGTAGFAALGSITEEHFDDIFNTNVKGVLFTVQKALPLLREGASIIINGSTTSVMATPAFSVYSATKAAVRNFARNWILDLKGRPIRVNVLSPGTTRTPGSLTLHTLAGGEEHARAVYEQFAAIVPMGRMADPDEMAKVAVFLASEDSSYVNGIELFVDGGVAQV, from the coding sequence ATGAGCAACAAGCTGCAGGGCAAGGTGGCCGTGGTGACGGGTGGGAATTCGGGAATTGGCCTCGCCACGGCGAAGCGTTTCGCCGCCGAGGGCGCCAGGGTCTTCATCACGGGCCGTCGTCAGGCGGAGCTGGACGCCGCGGTGAAGGAGATCGGTCCCCTGGCCACGGGGATCCAGGGCGACGTGTCCAAACTGGCCGACCTCGATCGGCTCTACGAGGTGGTGAAACAGAAGGCGGACGCCGTGGACATCGTCTTCGCCAATGCGGGCACGGCGGGGTTCGCCGCCCTGGGCTCCATCACGGAGGAGCACTTCGACGACATCTTCAACACCAACGTCAAGGGCGTCCTGTTCACGGTCCAGAAGGCCCTGCCCCTGCTGCGCGAGGGGGCCTCCATCATCATCAACGGCTCGACGACGAGCGTCATGGCCACTCCGGCGTTCAGCGTCTACAGCGCGACCAAGGCCGCCGTGCGCAACTTCGCCCGCAACTGGATCCTCGATCTGAAGGGTCGCCCCATCCGCGTCAACGTCCTCAGTCCGGGCACCACCCGGACGCCCGGAAGCCTCACCCTCCACACCCTCGCCGGGGGTGAGGAGCACGCGCGGGCGGTCTACGAGCAGTTCGCCGCCATCGTCCCGATGGGCCGGATGGCGGACCCCGACGAGATGGCCAAGGTGGCGGTGTTCCTCGCCTCGGAGGACAGCAGCTACGTCAACGGCATCGAACTCTTCGTCGACGGCGGCGTGGCGCAGGTCTGA
- a CDS encoding LysR substrate-binding domain-containing protein, which translates to MRDLNDMFFFTEVVAHGGFAPAGRVLRQPKSKLSRRVARLEQSLGVRLIERSSRRFRVTDIGLAFYDHCQSVMAEVNRARAVVAATQGEPHGTVRFNCPQGLMDFLGCHLVRFMELYPRVNLQVVATNRRVDLIAERIDLALRVSPSLDIDASFTVRKLTQSNCILVAAPAWADRLRDERNVEQLASVPTLSINEREGQDTWAFLGPEQRTFTLHHMPRLSCGDCQAVRGAAIAGMGVALLPEALCGPALRSGQLVRVFPDWHTQEGMIYLVFTSRRGLPPPVSALIEYLAEHVRDPLLMGTTS; encoded by the coding sequence ATGCGGGACTTGAATGACATGTTCTTCTTCACCGAGGTCGTCGCGCACGGAGGCTTCGCGCCGGCGGGACGTGTGCTGCGGCAGCCCAAATCGAAGCTCAGCCGCCGGGTGGCGCGGCTCGAGCAGAGCCTCGGGGTGCGGCTGATCGAACGCTCCTCGCGCCGCTTCCGGGTCACCGACATCGGGCTGGCCTTCTACGACCACTGCCAGAGCGTGATGGCGGAAGTGAACCGGGCCAGGGCCGTGGTGGCCGCCACCCAGGGCGAGCCGCATGGAACGGTCCGGTTCAACTGTCCCCAGGGCCTGATGGATTTCCTGGGATGCCATCTCGTCCGCTTCATGGAGCTCTACCCCCGGGTGAACCTGCAGGTGGTGGCCACCAACCGGCGAGTCGATCTCATCGCCGAGCGCATCGACCTCGCGCTGCGCGTGAGCCCCTCGCTCGACATCGACGCGTCATTCACCGTGCGCAAGCTCACCCAGAGCAACTGCATCCTCGTCGCGGCTCCGGCATGGGCCGACCGCCTCCGCGATGAGCGGAACGTGGAGCAACTGGCGTCGGTCCCCACCCTGAGCATCAACGAACGGGAAGGGCAGGACACCTGGGCGTTCCTTGGACCCGAGCAGCGGACCTTCACCCTCCACCACATGCCCCGCCTGTCGTGTGGGGATTGCCAGGCCGTCCGGGGAGCGGCGATCGCCGGAATGGGGGTCGCCCTGTTGCCCGAAGCGCTCTGCGGCCCCGCCCTGCGCTCCGGCCAGCTCGTCCGGGTGTTTCCGGACTGGCACACCCAGGAGGGAATGATCTACCTCGTCTTCACCAGCCGTCGGGGCCTTCCGCCCCCGGTGTCCGCGTTGATCGAGTACCTGGCGGAGCATGTTCGGGATCCCTTGCTCATGGGGACAACGTCCTGA
- a CDS encoding trimeric intracellular cation channel family protein: MSLPLAQLTPALVWLNIIGIAVFAASGALAAARRQQNLVTFAFFAAITSTGGGTVRDLLLGAPVFWMHDSGAIAVSLGMAVLVWVTPSWLWRGKALDWFDAIGLAAYAVYGAAKARSLGIPALPAVVMGVVTACMGGIIRDVLAGEPSILLRPEIYVTAAALAAALYVGLGSLGLPMPLAAGIAATAGFILRALAITRGLSLPLYRG, translated from the coding sequence ATGAGTCTCCCCCTCGCCCAGCTCACCCCCGCGCTCGTCTGGCTCAACATCATCGGTATCGCGGTGTTCGCCGCCTCGGGCGCGCTCGCCGCGGCCCGGCGCCAACAGAACCTCGTCACGTTCGCCTTCTTCGCCGCCATCACCAGCACGGGCGGCGGCACCGTGAGGGATCTGCTCCTCGGCGCCCCCGTCTTCTGGATGCATGACTCGGGCGCGATCGCGGTCAGTCTGGGCATGGCGGTCCTGGTCTGGGTCACGCCCTCATGGCTGTGGCGGGGCAAGGCGCTCGACTGGTTCGACGCGATCGGCCTCGCCGCCTATGCCGTCTATGGCGCCGCCAAGGCACGCAGCCTGGGCATCCCCGCCCTGCCCGCCGTGGTGATGGGTGTCGTCACCGCCTGCATGGGGGGCATCATCCGCGACGTGCTGGCGGGTGAGCCGTCCATCCTCCTGCGTCCGGAGATCTACGTCACCGCCGCCGCGCTCGCCGCCGCGCTGTACGTCGGGCTCGGCTCCCTGGGCCTGCCCATGCCACTGGCCGCCGGCATCGCGGCCACCGCCGGCTTCATCCTGCGGGCGCTCGCCATCACCCGGGGGCTCTCCCTCCCCCTCTATCGAGGTTGA
- a CDS encoding MFS transporter, whose amino-acid sequence MRLVPRGWPSGGLWSHPDFLRLWGAQCVSAFGSRITRTALPILALLTLQATPTEIAILSALGVAPGLLVGLFMGGRVDRTAKRPLLIGADLVRALLLLTLPLAARFGALSMPQLYLVAAAVGAATTLFQIADNSYLPTLVDKALLVEANARLEASESVAEAAGPGLAGVMVQWLTAPVAIGVDALSYVWSALWLGRIRTPEQPAAATEAHTSVLGDIVTGFRACLSHPLIRPVLIAEAVMYFFGGFFLSLYMIFTLETLGLTPATVGVIIGVGGVGSFVGALIARPMLRRGLGPAMGFSLLVGQGANLLIPLAREAGAWSIPLLVLQQLLGDALLGAYVIHALSLRQWVMASEVLGRANATFHVVTGLLLSLGALLAGPLAGVLGMVPTLWIAAGGGLLAVPLLLGRSPLSWRD is encoded by the coding sequence GTGCGCCTCGTTCCACGTGGGTGGCCTTCCGGTGGGCTCTGGAGCCACCCGGACTTCCTGAGGCTCTGGGGCGCGCAGTGCGTCAGCGCGTTCGGCAGCCGCATCACCCGCACCGCCCTGCCCATCCTCGCCCTGCTCACGCTCCAGGCGACACCCACCGAGATCGCCATCCTCTCGGCGCTCGGGGTCGCGCCCGGTCTGCTCGTGGGGCTGTTCATGGGGGGGCGCGTCGATCGAACCGCCAAACGGCCACTCCTCATCGGCGCCGATCTCGTCCGTGCCCTGTTGCTCCTCACCCTGCCCCTGGCCGCGAGGTTCGGGGCCCTGTCGATGCCCCAGCTCTACCTGGTGGCGGCCGCGGTCGGAGCCGCCACGACCCTGTTCCAGATCGCCGACAACAGCTACCTGCCCACGCTCGTGGACAAGGCGCTGCTGGTGGAGGCCAATGCCCGGCTGGAAGCCTCGGAGTCCGTCGCGGAGGCGGCCGGGCCGGGACTGGCGGGCGTGATGGTGCAGTGGCTGACGGCGCCGGTGGCGATCGGGGTGGACGCGCTGTCCTATGTCTGGTCGGCCCTGTGGCTCGGCCGGATCCGGACCCCCGAGCAACCCGCGGCGGCCACCGAGGCGCACACCAGCGTCCTCGGCGACATCGTGACGGGCTTTCGCGCCTGCCTCTCCCATCCGTTGATCCGTCCGGTGTTGATCGCGGAGGCCGTCATGTACTTCTTCGGCGGCTTCTTCCTCTCGCTCTACATGATCTTCACGCTGGAGACGCTGGGCCTGACGCCCGCCACCGTGGGCGTCATCATCGGCGTGGGAGGAGTGGGCTCCTTCGTGGGGGCGTTGATCGCGCGGCCCATGCTGCGCCGGGGCTTGGGCCCCGCGATGGGCTTCTCGCTGCTCGTGGGACAAGGCGCGAACCTGCTGATTCCCCTCGCGCGGGAGGCGGGAGCGTGGAGCATCCCCCTGCTCGTCCTGCAGCAGTTGCTCGGGGATGCCCTGCTCGGCGCGTACGTGATCCACGCGCTCAGCCTGCGGCAGTGGGTCATGGCCTCCGAGGTGCTGGGCCGCGCCAACGCGACCTTCCACGTGGTGACCGGACTGCTGCTGTCCCTGGGGGCGTTGCTGGCGGGACCCCTGGCGGGCGTGCTCGGGATGGTGCCCACCCTGTGGATCGCCGCGGGGGGCGGCCTGCTCGCCGTCCCCTTGCTGCTGGGCCGCTCCCCGCTCTCCTGGCGGGATTAG
- a CDS encoding glycerophosphodiester phosphodiesterase, whose protein sequence is MHLHSTSRTSSRSSRRLSAVLPLALAGALALTGCDDRTPALADKLLVVGHRGASALRPEHTLASYRKAVEDGADIIEPDLVSTKDGVLVARHENEISGTTNVAAVEKFASRKTTKMIDGKPLTGWFTEDFTLEELKELRARERIPAVRPGNTQYDDQYEIPTLAEVIALAKELSQSSGRTIHLYAETKHPTYFQSVNLPLEDKLIEALRADDFTRTTATVYIQSFEVANLKDIRAKIGTSQPNWKLVQLMEEASLQPYDFVVAKDARTYADLMTEAGMKEIATYAQGVGPYKRSIIDVDANTGAFLKPSSLVRNAHAANLIVHPYTFRPENSFLPAPLKASGPDSTHNEAGAIKEIQAYLDAGIDGFFTDDPAVGREAVDTYKR, encoded by the coding sequence GTGCACCTGCATTCCACCTCTCGCACTTCTTCGCGTTCCTCTCGCCGTCTGTCCGCCGTGCTGCCGCTCGCCCTGGCCGGCGCGCTCGCGCTGACGGGCTGTGACGACCGGACGCCCGCGCTCGCCGACAAGCTCCTCGTGGTGGGCCACCGCGGCGCCAGCGCCCTGCGCCCGGAGCACACCCTGGCCAGCTACCGCAAGGCCGTCGAGGACGGCGCGGACATCATCGAGCCGGACCTCGTGTCCACCAAGGACGGCGTGCTCGTGGCCCGTCACGAGAACGAGATCTCCGGCACCACCAACGTGGCGGCGGTGGAGAAGTTCGCCTCGCGCAAGACCACGAAGATGATCGACGGCAAGCCGCTCACCGGGTGGTTCACCGAGGACTTCACCCTGGAGGAGCTCAAGGAGCTGCGCGCGCGTGAGCGGATTCCCGCCGTGCGCCCGGGCAACACCCAGTATGACGACCAGTACGAGATCCCCACGCTCGCCGAGGTGATCGCGCTCGCCAAGGAGCTGTCCCAGAGCTCCGGCCGCACCATCCACCTCTACGCGGAGACCAAGCACCCCACCTACTTCCAGTCCGTGAACCTGCCGCTGGAGGACAAGCTCATCGAGGCGCTGCGCGCGGATGACTTCACCCGCACCACCGCCACCGTCTACATCCAGTCCTTCGAGGTGGCCAACCTCAAGGACATCCGCGCGAAGATCGGGACCTCGCAGCCCAACTGGAAGCTCGTGCAGTTGATGGAGGAGGCGTCCTTGCAGCCCTATGACTTCGTCGTCGCCAAGGACGCGCGCACCTACGCCGACCTGATGACCGAGGCGGGCATGAAGGAGATCGCCACCTACGCGCAAGGAGTCGGGCCCTACAAGCGCAGCATCATCGACGTGGACGCCAACACGGGCGCCTTCCTGAAGCCCAGCAGCCTCGTGCGCAACGCCCACGCGGCCAACCTGATCGTGCACCCCTACACCTTCCGCCCGGAGAACAGCTTCCTGCCCGCTCCGCTCAAGGCCTCGGGTCCGGACTCCACGCACAACGAGGCCGGCGCCATCAAGGAGATCCAGGCGTACCTCGATGCCGGCATCGATGGCTTCTTCACCGATGACCCCGCGGTGGGCCGCGAGGCGGTGGATACGTACAAGCGCTAA
- a CDS encoding acyltransferase family protein has translation MGERGLQGERTENQSISGDLFCMRGFGIALVVLVHVLGVDDQHGVRKLFVPGRVDLRITYDFIHSFNMAVMLIAAGVAVSAFGRVNRSLFGFLRKKLDKLVVPMLIWAPMLLLMQELSAGLPHGMRAWGELLARVPTAWFPVYAIFWFVHVLVWCTLLSWIFRRFAAPRLGRWASLIYLGAAIVMHAALVAWVGATPSVLGEYVSLVTYWNRFFGLGLFIQPAMAGTCQFLSRLSVPRQLLVSLGLASVMVAVYAGLPDYEWVCVINGPLGFCLLISLSVFLGSRAREGGVVWKVLRGRFATVGSISMLFYLFHIYFVSGTRMVLEHLSPGMPLAVHLVVGWTMGLLGPWVIYLLLKDHPLFRWSIGFPPRKAGPEASGEQPRPEPTPVSSGV, from the coding sequence ATGGGAGAGAGAGGATTGCAGGGAGAGCGGACGGAGAACCAGTCGATTTCCGGTGATTTGTTCTGTATGCGAGGTTTTGGCATCGCACTGGTGGTCCTCGTGCACGTACTGGGCGTGGATGACCAGCACGGGGTGCGCAAGCTCTTCGTCCCGGGACGGGTGGATCTGCGCATCACCTACGACTTCATCCACAGCTTCAATATGGCCGTGATGTTGATCGCGGCGGGTGTGGCCGTGAGCGCCTTCGGGCGGGTGAACCGGTCGCTGTTCGGCTTTTTGCGCAAGAAGCTGGATAAGCTCGTCGTCCCGATGCTCATCTGGGCGCCCATGCTGCTGCTCATGCAGGAGCTGTCGGCGGGCCTTCCCCATGGGATGAGGGCGTGGGGGGAGCTGCTCGCGCGCGTGCCCACGGCGTGGTTCCCCGTGTACGCCATCTTCTGGTTCGTGCACGTGCTGGTGTGGTGCACCCTGCTGAGCTGGATCTTCCGGCGTTTCGCCGCGCCACGGCTCGGCCGCTGGGCCTCCCTGATCTACCTGGGCGCCGCCATCGTGATGCATGCCGCCCTGGTGGCGTGGGTGGGTGCCACGCCGTCGGTGCTGGGCGAGTACGTGTCCCTGGTGACGTACTGGAACCGTTTCTTCGGCCTGGGCCTCTTCATCCAGCCGGCCATGGCGGGCACCTGCCAATTCCTCTCACGGCTCTCGGTGCCGCGGCAGCTCCTGGTGTCCCTGGGGCTCGCCTCCGTGATGGTGGCCGTGTACGCGGGGCTGCCCGACTACGAGTGGGTGTGCGTCATCAACGGGCCGCTGGGCTTCTGCCTGCTGATCTCGCTCTCGGTCTTCCTGGGCAGCCGGGCGCGTGAGGGAGGCGTGGTGTGGAAGGTCCTGCGCGGCCGCTTCGCCACCGTGGGCTCCATCAGCATGCTCTTCTACCTCTTCCACATCTACTTCGTGTCGGGCACGCGCATGGTGCTCGAGCACCTGTCTCCGGGCATGCCGCTGGCGGTGCACCTCGTGGTCGGCTGGACGATGGGACTGCTCGGCCCCTGGGTCATCTACCTGCTGCTCAAGGATCATCCGCTCTTCCGCTGGAGCATCGGGTTTCCCCCGCGCAAGGCCGGCCCGGAGGCCAGTGGCGAGCAGCCGCGCCCCGAGCCCACTCCGGTGTCCTCGGGCGTCTGA
- a CDS encoding OsmC family protein → MSQPSSPTGVVMSVESSSGFHCKLEHGPSGSRITTEAPKDNGGTGMSFSPTDLVGAALASCVLTTMALAASRENIPLGDARARVEKRMTPPPRRIGELVLEVEMPAGLSAAHRARLEEVAHGCPVSRSLHPDVKLPISFRYPDAAQ, encoded by the coding sequence ATGAGCCAGCCCTCTTCCCCCACCGGCGTCGTGATGTCCGTCGAGTCCTCGTCCGGCTTCCACTGCAAGCTGGAGCACGGGCCGTCCGGCTCGCGCATCACCACCGAGGCCCCCAAGGACAACGGCGGCACGGGCATGTCCTTCTCGCCCACGGATCTGGTGGGCGCGGCGCTCGCCTCGTGCGTGCTCACCACCATGGCCCTGGCCGCCTCGCGTGAGAACATCCCCCTGGGTGATGCCCGCGCCCGGGTGGAGAAGCGCATGACGCCCCCGCCGCGCCGCATCGGCGAGCTGGTGCTGGAGGTGGAGATGCCCGCGGGGCTCTCCGCCGCGCACCGCGCCCGGCTGGAGGAGGTGGCGCACGGCTGCCCGGTGTCCCGCAGCCTGCACCCGGACGTGAAGCTGCCCATCTCCTTCCGCTACCCGGACGCCGCCCAGTAG